CGTTCTTATTAAAATGAAGTTCGTGCCCGGCAAAAACACCTATACGTTTCCAATCTTCATCGCCACTTACATTAAAGCGCTTAAAAGCTATACTTTCAAACTCAATCTGATCTTTTAAAAACGGACTCAAAAATAAATCTGCTCCTAACTGAAAACTGCTCTTATGCGTTACACGCTTATCTAAAAATGTAGAAACTATTAAAAACGGCTGCTGTCCCAGACCTATATAATCACTTTCATTAATACCTGATCTAAGTACTAAATTCCATTTTATAGGTTCAGAATATCGACTTTTTACCTTAGGAATATACTCTGGAAAAGCATCTTCGTCAGACAATTGGTAATTAAGACCAAGATTAAATGTAAAAGAATTTGTACTGGCATTAGGAGCTTTCACATTTGCATTAGAATAGTGAATTAATGAAACTCCCGTTTGCAAACCTATTTTATCAATAATATTAGGTTGCTTGTAATTAAGCATGATATAGGTTGAACTCAATAATGTTGAGCCATATGCATTGTTTCTAAAATTCTTATCGAGATCAAATGCCTTTGTAGTAACAGCAACACCCTGCCCTACACGCATCATTAATTTTCGGTTTAAGGCATAAAAATTAAAATGACCGTAAAGACCATAATTCTCACCTAGAAACTCGTTTTTTTGATCTTGAGCTATAAAAGAAAAACCATAATCAGGATAATTGTAACGTGCTTCCCACTCATTAAAACCATAAGTTCTGCGGTTATAACTTAATATAACACCGGTAGGATGACCGGTGATTAAATGAGCGATATCCTTGTTATGCTGCAAGATGGTACCATAAAAAAAGTTAGCATCAAGGCTATAGGGTTTCTGTTCTGTTTCCTGACCAAATGCAAAAACAGACCACAATAAAACAAACAGTAATTTATACTTCATTTAAAAAAGGGGTGTCGGTAAAAATATGCATTTAATTGAGATCTCACAGCACTTAAAAAAGTGCGGAAGCAATCGCGTGCACATTATCACTTTTGCCCATAGAGTAGTAATGCAATACAGGAGCACCACCTGCCATAAGTTCTTTAGATTGTTGTATTGCCCAGTCTATTCCTACCTGGCGTACATCTGCATTAGACTTACAGTCATCTACCGCATCTATAAGATCTTGAGGCAAATCTATTTTAAACACTTGTGGTAATAACTGTAAATGACGTTTTACGGCAATAGGCTTAATACCTGGAATAATAGGAATATCTATTCCTTCGGCACGCACTAGATCAACAAACTCAAAGTATTTTTTATTATCAAAAAACATTTGAGTAACCACATAGTCTGCACCGGCTTCTACCTTTTGAATAAGCCTTTTTAAGTCTGTTTTTAAAGAAGGTGCTTCTAAATGCTTTTCAGGATAACCGGCAACACCTATACAAAAATCAGAACAGTCAGATGTTTCCACGACATTATTGAGGTACCTGCCTTTATTCATTTCTGAAATCTGCTCAACAAGACCTAATGCATACTCGTGGCCACCATTTGTAGGCTCAAAATACTGCTGCTCTTTCATGGCATCACCTCGTAGTGCCATTACATTGTGTATATCAAGAAAGTGACAATCTACCAGCAAATATTCGGTTTCTTCTTTAGTAAAACCACCACATAACACGTGCGGAACCGTATCTACATTGTACTTATGCTTTATAGATGCACAAATTCCCAGAGTACCCGGTCGCATGCGTGTTACCTTTTTATCTAAAAGCCCGTCTTTTTCTATATAAATAAACTCCTCGCGTGATGTAGTCACATCAATAAAAGGCGGTTTAAACTCCATCAACGGGTCTATATTATCATATAATTCCTGAATACTTTTACCCTTTCTGGGCGGTATCAATTCAAAAGAAAATAAAGTCTTCCCGTTAGCTGCTTTTATGTGATCTGTAATTTTCATAATGTCCCTTGTTTTCTCGTATGAAAACTTTATTCGGGTATTTTTAATTGAACAATTCTATTTATTTTTTTGGCGCTACCCTTCGGGTCGGGCTTTCGCTCGTCGCTGTTTTCGCTATCGCTTTAACGAGCTTCGGCAAGAGTTCAATCCCTAGCGCGTACTAATCGTCAGATATATTAGGATTTAACCATTTTTCTGCCATTCTAACTTCAATATTTTTGCGCGCTGCAAAATCTTTAACCTGATCCATTTTAATTTTTCCTAAACCAAAATAACGCGCTTCAGGATTGCCAAAGTAATACCCACTTACCGAAGCTGCAGGCCACATGGCCAGACTTTCAGTAAGCTCAACTCCAATATTTTTATGTACCTCAAGAACCTCCCAGATCGTAAGTTTTTCCAGGTGGTCTGGGCAAGCAGGATATCCCGGCGCAGGGCGTATTCCTTTATATTCCTCTTTAATCAATTCTATATTACTCAAGGCTTCATCACTTGCATAACCCCAGTGTTTTGTACGTACTTCTTTATGTAAATATTCCGCAAAGGCTTCAGCAAAACGATCTGCCAGCGCTTTTACCATAATACTGTTGTAATCATCGTGTTCTGCCTCATACTTTTGAGCCAATTCCTGAGTACCAAAACCTGCAGTCACGCAAAAACAGCCCATATAATCCTTTTTTCCGGTTTCTTTAGGCGCTATAAAATCTGAAAGTGCAATGTTAGGCTTACCCGATGCTTTTTTACATTGTTGACGTAAGGTTCTAAATACAAACTCTTTTCCCTGTTTTGTTTTTATTTGAATATCATCGTCATTAACGGTATTGGCTTCAAAAAGACCAAAAATCGCTTTTGCAGTGAGTAATTTTTCGTCTAAAATGCGTTTTAAAATTACTTTTGCATCAGCAAATAATTCGCGTGCCTGCTCGCCCACCACCTCATCATCTAAGATATCAGGATATTTTCCGTGTAAATCCCAACTTCTAAAAAACGGTGACCAATCAATAAAATCAACAAGCTTGTTTAGGTCAAATTCTTCAATAACCTGAATTCCCATTTCCGCAGGTTCAAAAGCCTCAAAACTCTCCCAGTCTAGTTTCCAATTGTTAGCTCTAGCCTGTTCTAGACTTAAGAAATCGCGCTTCTTTCCTCGGGTTAAAAACCGATCTCTAAACAAGGCATACTCTTCTTTAATACCTGCTTTATACTTCAATCTAGATTCAGGATTTAACAAATCCCCGACTACGGTTACCGCTCGCGAAGCATCATTAACGTGCACAACCGCTTCAGGATATTCGGGATCTATTTTAACCGCAGTATGCGCTTTACTTGTTGTAGCACCTCCAATTAATAAAGGCACTGTAAAGTTCTGACGTTTCATCTCTTTTGCGAGAAATACCATCTCATCTAGCGATGGTGTAATTAAACCACTAAGGCCTATAATATCTACGTTGCGCTCTTTTGCTGTAGCAATAATTTTTTCTGGCGGTACCATTACCCCCATATCTATAATCTCGTAATTGTTACACGCTAAAACAACGCTCACAATATTTTTACCTATATCGTGCACATCACCCTTCACCGTTGCCATAAGAACAAGATTTGATTTTGCTTTCTCATCTGCCGGCGGCGGATTCTTCAGCTTTTCTTCTTCGATATAAGGCAACAGGTAAGCCACTGCTTTTTTCATCACGCGGGCTGATTTAACAACCTGAGGTAGAAACATTTTTCCGCTTCCAAAAAGATCTCCTACAACATTCATACCCGTCATTAAGTGACCTTCAATAACATGTAATGGTTTTTCTGAAGCCAGCCGTGCTTCTTCTATATCTTCAAGAATATAGGCGTCAATACCTTTAACAAGAGCTCTTGTAATTCGGTTTTGAAGCGGTTCTTCCCTCCAGGAAAGATCAATAACTTTTTCTTTTGAAGTTCCTTTTACGCTTTCTGCAAGATCTAAAAGTCGTTCTGTAGCATCGTCTCTTCGGTTTAAAATAACATCCTCAACGTGCTCTAAAAGTTCTTTTGGGATATCATCATATACCTCGAGCATGCTAGGATTAACGATACCTATATTCATACCCGCTTTTATCGCGTGATATAAAAATACCGAGTGCATCGCTTCACGCACTGTATCATTTCCTCTAAAACTAAATGACACATTACTCACCCCACCACTCACACTTGCAAAAGGAAGATTTGCCTTAACCCATCGCGTTGCTTCTATAAAATCTATTGCATTGAGTTTATGCTCATCCATACCGGTGGCAACGGGAAAAATATTTAGATCAAAAATAATATCCTCAGGCGAGAAATTTACCTGATTTACCAGAATGTCATAACTGCGCTTTGTGATTTCTAGCCTACGCTCATAATTATCTGCCTGGCCTACCTCGTCAAAAGCCATTACAACTACTGCTGCACCATAACGCTTTATTTTTTTTGCGTGTGCTATAAACTCTGCTTCACCTTCTTTTAAACTTATTGAGTTTACCACGCACTTTCCCTGTACCACTTGTAGACCCGCTTCTATAATTTCCCATTTAGAGCTGTCTATCATTATGGGTACGCGTGAAATATCTGGTTCTGCTGCTATGAGATTTAAGAAGGTAACCATTGCTTTTTTTCCATCAATTAGACCGTCGTCCATATTGATATCTATAATCTGCGCACCGTTATCTACCTGATCTCTTGCGATTGCAAGCGCCTCATCAAATTTCTCTTCATTTATAAGCCTTAAAAACCTGCGAGACCCCGCTACATTTGTACGTTCTCCTACATTAACAAAATTACTTTCGGGCGTAATTATTAAAGGTTCGAGTCCGCTTAATTTTAAGGCCCTAAATGCTATTTTAGTCGTATCAGTTGCTTCTAATCCGTTATTCATAAATACTATATTATAAAGCTGATTGTGCCTTTTTAAAAGCCGGTAATGGTCTTGGCTTATACTCTTTTACAAGTTCTGCAATTGCGCGTATGTGCTCTGGTGTTGTACCACAACAACCCCCTACTATATTAATAAGTTGTTTGTCTAAATAGGATTTAATTTGAGAAGCCATTTCCTGTGCTGTCTCATCATATTCACCAAATGCGTTAGGCAATCCTGCATTAGGATATGCAGACACGGCAAAATCTGATTTGCTTGAAATAACCTCTAAATAGGGTGTTAATTGCTCTGCTCCTAATGCGCAGTTGAACCCCACCGATAGTAATGGCATATGCCCTATTGAAATTAAAAAAGCCTCTGCTGTCTGACCGGAAAGTGTGCGTCCTGATGCATCTGTAATTGTACCGCTTACCATAACCGGGACATCTATACCGCGCTCTTCTTTTAATTCTTCTATTGCAAATAGAGCGGCTTTCGCATTTAAAGTATCAAAAATCGTTTCTACCAGAAGTATATCTACACCCCCATCTATAAGCGCTTCAGCCTGCTGTCTATACGCAATACGCAACTCATCAAATGAAATTGCTCTAAAGCCGGGATCATTTACATCTGGCGACATACTCGCCGTTTTATTTGTAGGACCTATTGCTCCTGCTACAAAACGGGGTTTGTGTGGTTCTTTGGCAGTAAATTCTTCTGCTACTTTCTTAGCTATTTTAGCAGACTCGTAGTTTAAATCATATACAAGCGCCTCCATACCGTAATCTGCCATGGCAATCGTAGTGCCGCTAAAAGTATTTGTCTCTACAATATCTGCTCCTGCTTCAAAATATTGAGCATGTACATCTGCAATTGCCTGAGGCTGGGTAAGACTCAATAAATCATTGTTTCCCTGTACAGGACTGGGCCAATCTTTAAAACGCTCGCCACGAA
The sequence above is a segment of the Leeuwenhoekiella sp. MAR_2009_132 genome. Coding sequences within it:
- the metH gene encoding methionine synthase yields the protein MNNGLEATDTTKIAFRALKLSGLEPLIITPESNFVNVGERTNVAGSRRFLRLINEEKFDEALAIARDQVDNGAQIIDINMDDGLIDGKKAMVTFLNLIAAEPDISRVPIMIDSSKWEIIEAGLQVVQGKCVVNSISLKEGEAEFIAHAKKIKRYGAAVVVMAFDEVGQADNYERRLEITKRSYDILVNQVNFSPEDIIFDLNIFPVATGMDEHKLNAIDFIEATRWVKANLPFASVSGGVSNVSFSFRGNDTVREAMHSVFLYHAIKAGMNIGIVNPSMLEVYDDIPKELLEHVEDVILNRRDDATERLLDLAESVKGTSKEKVIDLSWREEPLQNRITRALVKGIDAYILEDIEEARLASEKPLHVIEGHLMTGMNVVGDLFGSGKMFLPQVVKSARVMKKAVAYLLPYIEEEKLKNPPPADEKAKSNLVLMATVKGDVHDIGKNIVSVVLACNNYEIIDMGVMVPPEKIIATAKERNVDIIGLSGLITPSLDEMVFLAKEMKRQNFTVPLLIGGATTSKAHTAVKIDPEYPEAVVHVNDASRAVTVVGDLLNPESRLKYKAGIKEEYALFRDRFLTRGKKRDFLSLEQARANNWKLDWESFEAFEPAEMGIQVIEEFDLNKLVDFIDWSPFFRSWDLHGKYPDILDDEVVGEQARELFADAKVILKRILDEKLLTAKAIFGLFEANTVNDDDIQIKTKQGKEFVFRTLRQQCKKASGKPNIALSDFIAPKETGKKDYMGCFCVTAGFGTQELAQKYEAEHDDYNSIMVKALADRFAEAFAEYLHKEVRTKHWGYASDEALSNIELIKEEYKGIRPAPGYPACPDHLEKLTIWEVLEVHKNIGVELTESLAMWPAASVSGYYFGNPEARYFGLGKIKMDQVKDFAARKNIEVRMAEKWLNPNISDD
- a CDS encoding homocysteine S-methyltransferase family protein, encoding MSQNNLYNVLQERILVLDGAMGTMLQRYKFTEEDFRGERFKDWPSPVQGNNDLLSLTQPQAIADVHAQYFEAGADIVETNTFSGTTIAMADYGMEALVYDLNYESAKIAKKVAEEFTAKEPHKPRFVAGAIGPTNKTASMSPDVNDPGFRAISFDELRIAYRQQAEALIDGGVDILLVETIFDTLNAKAALFAIEELKEERGIDVPVMVSGTITDASGRTLSGQTAEAFLISIGHMPLLSVGFNCALGAEQLTPYLEVISSKSDFAVSAYPNAGLPNAFGEYDETAQEMASQIKSYLDKQLINIVGGCCGTTPEHIRAIAELVKEYKPRPLPAFKKAQSAL
- a CDS encoding acyloxyacyl hydrolase: MKYKLLFVLLWSVFAFGQETEQKPYSLDANFFYGTILQHNKDIAHLITGHPTGVILSYNRRTYGFNEWEARYNYPDYGFSFIAQDQKNEFLGENYGLYGHFNFYALNRKLMMRVGQGVAVTTKAFDLDKNFRNNAYGSTLLSSTYIMLNYKQPNIIDKIGLQTGVSLIHYSNANVKAPNASTNSFTFNLGLNYQLSDEDAFPEYIPKVKSRYSEPIKWNLVLRSGINESDYIGLGQQPFLIVSTFLDKRVTHKSSFQLGADLFLSPFLKDQIEFESIAFKRFNVSGDEDWKRIGVFAGHELHFNKNAFVSQLGYYAYYDYDFEGRVYLRNGLKRYFTPKIFGSITLKSHFAKAEAVEFGIGIRP
- the metF gene encoding methylenetetrahydrofolate reductase [NAD(P)H] gives rise to the protein MKITDHIKAANGKTLFSFELIPPRKGKSIQELYDNIDPLMEFKPPFIDVTTSREEFIYIEKDGLLDKKVTRMRPGTLGICASIKHKYNVDTVPHVLCGGFTKEETEYLLVDCHFLDIHNVMALRGDAMKEQQYFEPTNGGHEYALGLVEQISEMNKGRYLNNVVETSDCSDFCIGVAGYPEKHLEAPSLKTDLKRLIQKVEAGADYVVTQMFFDNKKYFEFVDLVRAEGIDIPIIPGIKPIAVKRHLQLLPQVFKIDLPQDLIDAVDDCKSNADVRQVGIDWAIQQSKELMAGGAPVLHYYSMGKSDNVHAIASALF